Within Candidatus Poribacteria bacterium, the genomic segment CTTGCTGCGATTCAGATTCCGTTAGATGTATGGGTTAGGCAAATTATTAAAGCTGCCTGTTGGGAAAAGAGATTTTGTGGACGGTTGACGATTGTTATTTTCAAGGAAGCGGCTCGTAAACATAAGATCAATTTACGGAAACTTAAGCATTACATTGAATCTTGCGAAATAGAGAAGCGGTGGAAATTTTGAACTATTGAGATTAGGATGTAACAGCTCCATATTTTTTCAACGCGTTCAAACGTAAAGTTACGTAATATACTATTTCTAAATAAATTAACATACATTAATAAAATGGGCTTGGAGTACGCTCCTATTCTTAGGAAGTGCTCTTTATGCCCTTTTGTTAGTTAAAAATAAGGAGAAAGTGGAGTTATGAGCATTGTGGCAGACCGAGAGCGATTATCGCAAACACATAACTTAGAGTGGATTCGACGCGACTTGAAAGCGACCGAGATGGTCACCGTGTACCGTTGGGACCAGGGGGTGGAGAAAAAACGTCATATCGACTATTTTATTCTTTCCGAATTGGTTCCGCAAGATCAGATTGAGCAGGTGCTTTCTGAGGCAAGGATTGGTGACCGCTACGGTACTGAAAACGAGATGGAACCGCTGATTATTTGTCGTTCCTTTGGTGGAATAAGAGAAAATTACAATGAGATATCTGAAGAATTTCGCCATTTCCACAATCTCTATCACGACAGAAAAACGGATAAATATATCAAAATTGATGATGCCGGAAATGAAACGATGGTCGCTATTGTTAAGCCTAATGAAGTTCAGATAAGATTCAAGGAAATTCGGCAGTTCTTAGCTATCAAAGAGATGTACCTCTCGCTGCTATTTGAATTCAATGAGTATTCGGAATATTCTGTTGAGGAACTTGGACTCAGCGAATCTGAACAGTGTGACTTCAAATGCAAAGGGCTTATGTGCTGGACTTATCGTCATTGGGATATTCCAGTTCAAAATTTTCAGTCAATTAGCAGACTAAGAGGAAGAAAACTTATTGAGCCTCTGCCTAAATCTAAGAGCGGTTTTGGGGATTTTGCTGAGGAACCAGAGTACGTCGAATTCATCGTCGATGTTGACGATAACGGTGATGAGGTTTATCATACGTGTAATCCACGTAAATTAAAAAAAGTTTCCGGTGAAAATCCAGATGCCCCATGGGACATCACTCCTATCCATTTTCGCAAACAGGTTTTAGATAAATACTATAATGAGCCTAGTAAATACAGCGTTGAGGGCTCGGTGGAGAGTCGTGGATTGTGGAGTATGCAGATTGACAACGATAACCCTGACAAGGTTTGTGTCCTCTTAGACCATCTTGGAATACATCTGCCTTACGCGGAACAATTACATTGGAAATCTCATAACATTCCACCAGAAGGGGATGTGAGTGACACCTTTTATAGGCGAATGGTTTTGGGAGAGTGGGCGAGTCCAGACCAGCCGGATCTCTTGTTCAAGCAAAGTTATGATCAGTTGCAAAAGGCATGTGATGAATGTCTTGATTGGCAATTGTTGAAACCTCTGAGTTCTGGAGACGAGTACCGACTTCAACGCTTAAGAATCTTTGCTGTTGACGAAGAATCTCATTTTAAAGACTCCATCTTGGATCTTGCCAATATATTAATCGAGAGATTGAACGAAGAACGCTTAGAGGCTTTGATACCTGTTAGCAAACGCAAGGATATTAAACGAGGTATTAACCGTCTTGAATATGTTTTGAATTTCCGAAAAGTCGAGGATGCTGAAAAACATATTATTTTTTTACGATGCTTATGGGATTTGCGAAATACTCGGGGTGGGTCCCATCGCGAACTCTTGCAAGATTCACGATATAAAAGAGGATCTGCCCATTTCGACCTTGAGAATCTAAATCGCCCAGAGGCGTTCGCTAAGATTCTCAGAGAGGCTGTGCAATTTCTTGATTTCCTCATACTTGCTGTCCGCAATGGCAAACTCAGCGATAAAAGCGGTGAAGGTGAATAGTACGAACTGTATGACGTTTAAGAATTTATTGGTAATTTCCGAACGTGCGATGAATCGCACTACTACGAACCAAATACATACTGTTCCGCGTGTTTATTTATGAGGGTTTCGATCTATGCGTAGGTCGAAATCCTCTTTCTTTGCAAAAGACAAAGCGAATCTGGTTAATTTTGTCCGTTCCGTGTTAATCCGTATAATCTGCGAAAATCCGTGATTCAGACAATCAACGCCTACATTTTCCATTAGATTCTTTATCTGTATGATACACATATCGCCCCGAAATCAAAGGTATGAATGCCTTAGGGCATTCCCCGGGGGTTTGCTTGGTGGGGGTATGGCGTCTCTATAAACATATCGCCCCGCTGGGACTAAAGAGGCAATGACACAGATCTGAAAATAAGGTCGGAGCCCTTTTTCTTCACACAGTAGCGTAAATCTGTCAAAGTGTATATTTTCCGCGTTCATCCGTGTAATCCGCGAAAATCCGTGATTCAGACGAGTCTCCACTCACCGTTGAGAGCTTCTGACCGCCACTTGTAGGAGCGTATCGGGGTTAGAAACCCCTCCCACAGCTTAACCGAAGTTGCCCCCTTTGTAGCGCAATCTTTATGAAGTTTCAAAAAATACTTTGGTAATTCTATAACAGGGCATTTTCATACAGGAAGCACCTCTTATCACAAAAATCACAGAATCACAAAAATCACAGTTCAGACAATTACCTTTCATTTCCCCACGTTCGGATCCAGTTGCTGTGCCTTCCGAAAATCCGCTGCTGCTTTTTCCTGTCCAATCGCCTGCTTCGCAAGCCCCCGCTGGTGATAGGCAGGCGCAAACCCCAGATCGAGTTTGATGGCGCGATCAAAATCGTCTATCGCTGCCGCGTACGCCTCAAAGGCGACCTTTACACATCAATCCCCCGGCACCAACTGCTAATCACCAACCGCCATTAACAATCCCCTAAAAAAATAAAAATAAATTTGCATACTTTGATTATATATGTTATACTATAAAGGTAATTCTATAATAAGGTGATACGCCAAAATGAAAGACCCGAAAACAACGCCATCTTCACGCATTCACAGATTATGCTTAATTGTCCCTTTTACGACAATCCTGCGCTACTTTCAAAACAAGAAAAAATGTTACACTTTTCGCCAAATTATTTTTTTCACAACAGAAAATTAAACATCAACGAACCCTTACGGCCACTAAGTTCTCTAACGTTACACGCCACACACCAAATGTTACACCAGTGTAACATTTTTAAGGGGAATTTCTAAAAAATATATCGTTAAGTTAAAACTGTATTCACGCCTATATTTCCGAGAACATTATCTCCCTGCCAGACCAAAATTGCTTTTCAGATACCAATATGTTACAATATTAGTTGTTCATTAGGTATAGGGCTTTCATTATCACACATTATCACATCTGATCTGAGAGGCAATATGAATTTTGGTAAACAACTTTGTGTTTTCGTTTTCTTGGCAATACTATCTATATCTCTAACCGTCGTCGCCGATGAGGAGACTGAAGATGTTATTAGGCTGGAAGAGGTCGTCGTTACCGCCCGCAAGCGTGAACAGCGGTCTTTTGAAGTCTCGCTCTCCGTTTCCACAATCCGAGGCGAGAAATCCGATATTTTGCGCTCGTCCGGTATGGATGTCCGTTTTTTGTCCAACCGCACCCCCAGTTTACAAATAGAATCCTCATTCGGACGCATCTTTCCACGCTTTTTCATTCGCGGTCTTGGGAACAATGACTTTGACCTTAACGCTTCACAACCCGTGTCAATCCTTTACGACGGGGTTGTTCTTGAAAACGCCCTGTTAAAAGGCTTTCCTGCTTTTGATTTGGATCGGATAGAGGTGCTACGGGGTCCACAAGGAACACTGTTCGGACGCAATACACCCGCGGGTACTGTAAAATTTGAATCGGCGCGTCCGACGCAGACGTTAGACGGATACGGACGACTGAGCTACGGGCAGTTCAACACCAGTAATTTTGAGGGGGCGGTGTCGGGTCCACTCGTTCCGTCCGTTCTCTCCGCAAGACTTTCACTTCTTGCGCAGTGGCGGAACGACTGGGTCGATAATGAGCACACCGGTGAAGACAATGCCCTCGGAGGACATCGGGACTTGGCTGGACGGTTCCAGCTGCTCTGGACCCCGATGCCCGAACTCGAAGCGTGGCTCAAGTTCCATGCCCGCGATCTTGACGGCACGGCGCGCCTGTTTCGCGCCAATATCTTGTCAAAAGGTGAAACCGGACTGGTTCAAGATTTCACCCGCGACCGCATCGCACACGACGGACGCAATGAACAAACCCTGAGAACACAAGGTTCGACTGCTGAAGTTCGCTACGATATCGGAAACTTCCAACTAATTTCGCTCACAGGATTGGAACGACTCACTAACTTCTCACGCGGGGACATAGACGGTGGTTACGGTGCTGTATTCAGTCCACCGAGCGGTCCCGGCGAGATTCCCTTTCCCTCTGAAACCGCATCCGGTATTCCCGCACTCCGCCAGTTTAGCCAAGAAGTCCGCTTCATGAGTCCAGCAGCACGTCGTCTCGTCTATCAGTTCGGGATCTACTATTTTCATGAGTTTGTAGAGATGGAGGATTTCAACTACAATACGTTGGCAGGCGGCACTTTGGACGGATCGGTACGCCAAGAACAAACGGCTACAGCACAGGCGGCGTTTGGAGCGATGACCTTCCAATGGCTTGAGGATTTGGAATTGGCTGCTGGCTTGCGACTCTCTCACGATGCGAAAGACTATACAGCATGGCGAGACAAATCACCGATTGGAGCAGGTCCACTCGGTCCCATCCATCAGAACCCGCAAGACACAGTGTGGAGTGGGGATCTGAGTCTCCGCTATAGCATTTCACCTAACGTCCAGACCTATCTGCGCACCGCACGCG encodes:
- a CDS encoding TonB-dependent receptor, with the translated sequence MNFGKQLCVFVFLAILSISLTVVADEETEDVIRLEEVVVTARKREQRSFEVSLSVSTIRGEKSDILRSSGMDVRFLSNRTPSLQIESSFGRIFPRFFIRGLGNNDFDLNASQPVSILYDGVVLENALLKGFPAFDLDRIEVLRGPQGTLFGRNTPAGTVKFESARPTQTLDGYGRLSYGQFNTSNFEGAVSGPLVPSVLSARLSLLAQWRNDWVDNEHTGEDNALGGHRDLAGRFQLLWTPMPELEAWLKFHARDLDGTARLFRANILSKGETGLVQDFTRDRIAHDGRNEQTLRTQGSTAEVRYDIGNFQLISLTGLERLTNFSRGDIDGGYGAVFSPPSGPGEIPFPSETASGIPALRQFSQEVRFMSPAARRLVYQFGIYYFHEFVEMEDFNYNTLAGGTLDGSVRQEQTATAQAAFGAMTFQWLEDLELAAGLRLSHDAKDYTAWRDKSPIGAGPLGPIHQNPQDTVWSGDLSLRYSISPNVQTYLRTARGFRAPSIQGRLLFGDTVTVADTETILSIEGGTKLRLWQQRLHLNMGAFQYLMQDQQLTAVGGEANFNRLVNAEGTIGRGVEAELSFAPTTSLEISAGLSYNQTRIDDPNLAIQGCGAPCTVLDPRAAAEGTFSINGNSLPQAPGWIADVTLHYVLNLPGGTRLIASTDWAYRSRVRFFLYESVEFADDLLLQGGVRLACLLPYADIEVALIGRNILNDTSPTGGIDFNNLTGYVNEPRFWSLEMTRHF